A stretch of Oreochromis aureus strain Israel breed Guangdong linkage group 11, ZZ_aureus, whole genome shotgun sequence DNA encodes these proteins:
- the LOC120442749 gene encoding uncharacterized protein LOC120442749 — MAVWDKNCLWGLLFLLAGAVGQTVIYPFWSTCAVRGSTVTLPCTFTPPFNESEVSRETIRVRWYQSRWYQLCQLTKPFVYDSDSKNNTQSFEYLGDKKTNCTLQIRDVQQGDSATFCFSMEVDHTEVNFSTSRGVTVRAVVCTFHQLEVTWFKDGHALSETGSSLQLGHLTAEDSGNYTCALKINLTTLSEPYSLQVTGEAGVKLGKLTVVRLVLFSAHTVLIIIMASIIIKRKYCLQVSSRELKMFGSSASRCH; from the exons ATGGCAGTTTGGGACAAAAACTGTCTGTGGGGTCTCCTGTTCCTGCTGGCAG GTGCTGTGGGTCAAACTGTGATCTATCCTTTCTGGTCTACTTGTGCTGTCAGAGGATCCACTGTCACCCTCCCCTGCACCTTCACTCCACCTTTCAATGAGAGTGAAGTTTCACGAGAGACCATCAGAGTCCGCTGGTATCAGAGCCGGTGGTATCAACTTTGTCAGCTCACCAAACCATTTGTGTACGACAGTGAttcaaaaaacaacacacaaagcTTCGAATATCTGGGAGACAAGAAGACAAACTGCACTTTACAGATCAGAGATGTTCAGCAGGGAGACAGCGCAACCTTTTGCTTCAGTATGGAAGTCGATCACACTGAAGTCAATTTTAGTACCAGCAGAGGAGTGACTGTCAGAGCTGTTG TCTGCACTTTCCACCAATTGGAGGTCACCTGGTTCAAAGATGGCCACGCCCTATCAGAGACTGGCTCCTCCCTCCAGCTCGGCCATCTGACTGcagaggattctgggaactACACCTGTGCTCTCAAAATCAACTTAACAACTCTCTCTGAGCCGTACAGCCTGCAGGTGACGGGAGAGGCAG GAGTCAAACTGGGCAAACTGACAGTTGTCCGACTGGTTCTATTCAGTGCTCACACAGTGCTCATCATCATTATGGCGTCAATAATAATCAAAAG GAAATATTGTTTGCAGGTCAGCAGcagagagctgaagatgttTGGAAGCTCAG CCTCCAGATGTCACTGA
- the LOC116310162 gene encoding sialic acid-binding Ig-like lectin 10, giving the protein MAVWDKNTLWGLLFLLAGAVGQTVIYPLTSTCAVRGSTVTLPCTFTPRKSFDDGGKEVPLKIVRVRWCKNHLLCHGSVPSVFDSNSANSDPRYQYLGDMKTNCTLQIRDVQQGDSATFRFRMEADHSKGHFTNTTGVTVRVEDSTKKRIISSSDDKKLSRGETVTLLCASVCTFHQLEVTWFKDGHTLSETGPSLHLCPLTAEDSGNYTCALKKNMEAVYQCPKVKMDKVTVIHVVVFSVHTLLIITVSSVILKRTCCLQVSSREPRHVEAQPPHVTEELRTNEEERGQAV; this is encoded by the exons ATGGCAGTTTGGGACAAAAACACTCTGTGGGGTCTCCTGTTCCTGCTGGCAG GTGCTGTGGGTCAAACTGTGATCTATCCTCTCACGTCTACCTGTGCTGTCAGAGGATCCACTGTCACCCTCCCCTGCACCTTCACACCTCGGAAGTCTTTCGATGACGGTGGGAAAGAAGTTCCTCTAAAGATCGTCAGAGTCCGCTGGTGTAAGAACCATCTACTCTGTCATGGCAGCGTTCCGTCTGTGTTTGACAGTAACTCAGCAAACAGCGATCCTCGTTATCAATATCTGGGAGACATGAAGACAAACTGCACTTTACAGATCAGAGATGTTCAGCAGGGAGACAGCGCAACCTTTCGCTTCAGGATGGAAGCTGATCATTCTAAAGGACATTTTACTAACACGACAGGAGTGACTGTCAGAGTTGAAG ATTCGACCAAAAAGAGAATAATCAGCTCCAGTGATGATAAAAAGTTGAGCAGAGGTGAAACCGTCACACTGCTCTGTGCTTCAGTCTGCACTTTCCACCAACTGGAGGTCACCTGGTTCAAAGATGGCCACACCCTCTCAGAGACTGGCCCCTCCCTCCATCTCTGCCCTCTGACTGcagaggattctgggaactACACCTGTGCTCTGAAGAAGAACATggaggccgtttatcaatgcccaa AGGTCAAAATGGACAAAGTGACAGTTATCCATGTGGTTGTGTTCAGTGTGCACACACTGCTCATCATCACCGTCTCATCAGTCATCCTCAAAAG GACGTGTTGTTTGCAGGTCAGCAGCAGAGAGCCGAGACATGTGGAAGCTCAG CCTCCACACGTCACTGAGGAGCTTCGAACCAACGAAGAAGAACGAGGCCAGGCCGTGTGA